Proteins found in one Abyssibius alkaniclasticus genomic segment:
- the parE gene encoding DNA topoisomerase IV subunit B encodes MTAPNDLFDEDEASNNYSASSIEVLEGLEPVRKRPGMYIGGTDERALHHLVAEVLDNSMDEAVAGHANRIEVELHEDFSVTIRDNGRGMPIDPHPKFPDKSALEVILCTLHAGGKFSGKAYQTSGGLHGVGISVVNALSDHVAVEVARNKLLYRQRFSRGLPVGGLEELGATQNRRGTSVTFHPDAEIFGNMARFKPARLLKMVRSKAYLFSGVEIRWKCAPGCITDDTPDAATFHFPGGLADYLKETLEDAATYSEKPFAGKVEFSERFGGETVGSVEWAINWTPARDAFVNSYCNTVPTPEGGTHESGFWAAILKGVRAYGELVSNRKASQITREDVMAGGCAMISVFIREPEFVGQTKDRLATTEAARLVEHAVRDHFDNWLASDTKSAGAILDYLVLRAEERLRRRAEKETQRKSATKKLRLPGKLADCSANGREGTELFLVEGDSAGGSAKQARNRRSQAILPLRGKILNVLGASGAKLTQNQELADLCQAMGVQGGSRFNIEDLRYERIIIMTDADVDGAHIAALLMTFFFTQMRPLIDAGHLFLAAPPLFRLTQGAKSVYAGDEAERDAWLARGLGGRGKIDVGRFKGLGEMNPAQLKETTMDPDTRKLIRVSIDDDEPGETDDLVERLMGKKPEKRFQYIQENARFVEELDV; translated from the coding sequence ATGACAGCGCCGAACGACCTTTTTGACGAAGACGAAGCCTCCAACAACTATTCCGCCTCCTCGATCGAGGTTCTGGAAGGGCTGGAGCCGGTGCGCAAACGCCCCGGCATGTATATTGGCGGCACCGATGAGCGCGCCCTGCACCATCTGGTGGCCGAGGTGCTGGACAATTCGATGGACGAGGCCGTGGCGGGCCATGCCAACCGCATCGAGGTGGAGCTGCACGAAGATTTTTCGGTAACGATCCGCGACAATGGCCGCGGGATGCCCATCGACCCGCACCCGAAATTTCCCGATAAATCGGCGCTGGAGGTGATTTTATGCACGCTCCATGCGGGCGGCAAGTTTTCGGGCAAGGCCTATCAGACATCCGGCGGTTTGCACGGGGTTGGCATTTCGGTGGTCAACGCGCTGTCTGACCATGTCGCGGTTGAGGTGGCGCGCAACAAGCTGCTTTACCGTCAGCGTTTCAGCCGTGGCCTGCCGGTGGGTGGGCTGGAGGAACTGGGCGCCACACAGAACCGGCGCGGCACATCCGTTACCTTCCACCCCGATGCGGAAATTTTTGGCAATATGGCGCGGTTCAAGCCCGCGCGGCTGCTGAAAATGGTCCGCTCAAAGGCCTATCTGTTTTCGGGCGTTGAAATCCGCTGGAAATGCGCGCCAGGCTGCATAACCGATGATACGCCTGATGCGGCAACCTTCCACTTCCCCGGCGGCTTGGCAGATTACCTTAAGGAAACGCTGGAAGATGCTGCAACCTATAGCGAAAAGCCGTTTGCGGGTAAGGTCGAGTTTTCCGAACGCTTTGGCGGTGAGACTGTTGGTTCGGTCGAATGGGCGATCAACTGGACCCCGGCGCGCGATGCTTTCGTCAACTCTTACTGCAACACCGTGCCCACGCCCGAGGGCGGCACACATGAAAGCGGTTTCTGGGCGGCAATCCTGAAAGGCGTGCGCGCTTATGGCGAACTTGTCTCAAACCGCAAGGCCAGCCAGATCACCCGTGAGGACGTGATGGCCGGTGGCTGCGCGATGATCTCGGTTTTCATTCGCGAGCCGGAATTCGTGGGCCAGACCAAGGACCGTTTGGCCACGACCGAGGCGGCGCGGCTGGTAGAACACGCCGTGCGCGACCATTTTGACAATTGGCTGGCATCCGACACAAAATCGGCCGGCGCGATCCTCGATTATCTGGTTCTGCGCGCCGAAGAGCGCCTGCGCCGCCGGGCCGAAAAGGAAACCCAGCGCAAGTCGGCCACGAAAAAGCTGCGCCTGCCGGGCAAGCTGGCCGATTGTTCAGCCAATGGCCGCGAGGGGACCGAGCTGTTTCTGGTCGAGGGGGATTCGGCTGGCGGCAGCGCCAAGCAGGCGCGCAACCGCCGCAGCCAGGCCATTTTACCCCTGCGCGGTAAAATCCTGAACGTGCTGGGGGCATCGGGCGCAAAACTTACACAAAACCAAGAGCTTGCCGACCTTTGCCAGGCTATGGGCGTGCAGGGCGGCAGCCGCTTCAATATCGAAGATTTGCGCTATGAGCGCATTATCATCATGACCGACGCCGATGTGGATGGCGCGCATATCGCCGCCCTTCTGATGACGTTTTTCTTCACCCAGATGCGCCCGCTGATTGATGCGGGCCACCTGTTCCTTGCCGCCCCGCCGCTGTTCCGCCTCACCCAAGGCGCGAAATCGGTCTATGCGGGCGATGAGGCCGAGCGCGATGCCTGGCTGGCGCGCGGGCTTGGCGGGCGTGGCAAGATCGACGTGGGCCGCTTCAAGGGCCTTGGCGAAATGAACCCCGCCCAGCTTAAAGAAACCACGATGGACCCGGACACCCGCAAGCTGATCCGCGTGAGCATTGATGATGACGAGCCGGGCGAAACCGATGATCTGGTCGAACGTTTGATGGGCAAAAAGCCCGAAAAACGCTTCCAGTATATTCAGGAAAACGCGCGATTTGTTGAAGAGCTGGATGTTTAA